GACGCCCAGCACCACCGCGGTCCCGTCGCCGGGGGCGGCGGGCTCGACCTCGGCGAGGATGCCGGCGAGCTTCGCACCCCCCACCATCACGTCGTTCGGCCACTTCAGCCCCACCTCGACGCCGAGCGCGGCGATGGCGTCGGCGACGGCGAGGCCGGCGGCGATCGGCACCCCCTCGGCGGCGGCGCGGGGGCGCAGCAGGATCGACGCGAGCAGCGCGGTCCCCGGCGGCGCCACCCACCGGCGGCCCTGACGCCCCCGCCCGGAGGTCTGCTCGCCGGCGACGCAGAGGTGGCCGGCGGCGGCCCCGGCGCGGGCCGCGGCGCGCACCAGGTCCTGGGTGCTCGGCGTTCTCGAAACTGAGCGAAACGAGAAGCCGGGGAAGGCCGTTGAACCTGCTACGAGCAGCGGCCCGGTCGCTTCTCTCACTGTCGTATGTCCATTGGCAAGCCTCCGCAACGTCGTGACCCAGACCCGTCCTACCGTTCGGACCGTGAGATCAACGCAGTTGACGCGAAAGTGGGACGGGGCTACCATCCCGGGTGGCACTGGGCACTACACCCCACAGACAGGAGTATTGCCCCCGTTTGGGAGCCTAGGGGTCGGATGATCGATAGAACCGTCTTGCAGATCGAACGTCTCAACGAGCACCACGAGCGTGAGCGCGAGCATCGCTACGCGCGTCGCAATCGCATCCGATACATCGACGAGCTTCTCAACGAGTTTGAGCTCCTCAATCTCGCCGACGAACCCGACGTTCCTCGTGAGTTGACCGGGAAGGCGTACCGCCTGGTGGCGGAGGAGGAGCATCCGATCGTCCGCAGGCCTCTCCGAGAGGTCCCGATCGCGGACTGGATGGATGCGCTGTACGACCTCCAGGACACGCTCATGCTGACCGTCGAGGACGACATCGACTAGCTGGCCGCGTCAGCCGGGGAGGCCGCCGACCCCGGCGGGCTCCAATGGGTCGACACCCCCGGCGAGGTAGGTCGCGCATCGGGTCCGTGCCATGCTGACGGCACGTTCGGCGATGTCTCCACCCACGAACCGGCAGCCGTTCCGGAGCGCGGCGATCGCCGCCGAGCCGCTGCCGACGAACGGGTCGCAGACCAGGAAGCCGGGCTCGGTGCTGCCCGCCAGCATC
The window above is part of the Candidatus Dormiibacterota bacterium genome. Proteins encoded here:
- a CDS encoding biotin--[acetyl-CoA-carboxylase] ligase; this encodes MVAPSHFRVNCVDLTVRTVGRVWVTTLRRLANGHTTVREATGPLLVAGSTAFPGFSFRSVSRTPSTQDLVRAAARAGAAAGHLCVAGEQTSGRGRQGRRWVAPPGTALLASILLRPRAAAEGVPIAAGLAVADAIAALGVEVGLKWPNDVMVGGAKLAGILAEVEPAAPGDGTAVVLGVGVNLRVEEFPEGATGTSLHLLLAPDPPPTAEELLTLLLPALAARVRALESGGIAALLDGWRARAVGLGGPVVAETPAGRVEGRAVDVDVDGALLLQTGSGTIRLLAGDVHLVSER